The proteins below are encoded in one region of Parvicella tangerina:
- a CDS encoding PKD domain-containing protein produces the protein MKKILLGISVLFLGSATTAQTTINFDDDTKWTAGAGGSITSYQPDHEYVDGDFSAIGGDGLRQGSADQGGVPGALGTYSWRLRNDAAVVWTATIATGGVSSFSIDARAWDNSPSPDYKIEVSTDLGSTWDSITTIDNSSLSNSLNWTTFNGTVNSPNNDIYVRLVPNGSTERIMIDNFTWSPFGATLDTIATITTADLSVMENIGTVDVTVELNQPAVLDQTVDLVLSSGNAAVLGNYTTQTITFTGGSTSETVTINVTQGQLSSASETFDFILSNPSTDLVLGTDTDFQLTVNQLPTNPSACSEIFFSEYIESSSDKALEIYNPTTSVVDLSNYQIKRYNNGASTPSSTLSLTGLLVPGDVFVISNSSAAPAILAESDLTSSITNFNGNDAIELFNSSTNEPIDIIGEIGIDPGTSWEVGTDSTENLTMIRMSSVSAGNLTWFGGSQAEWDTYGLNEFSYIGSHAGSGCPGPANPVANASGSRSYCVGDTIQLINNSFGGTSPYTANWSVSGVPFSSGDTLSYEATSAATISITLSITDDNSVSDDTTFNVVVRANPSAGFNLSTNSICEGDTSTITSTGPGPGIYTYTYQITPTSGVVNSSGPTGDGYFTSGTAGSYDVTQTLTNSYGCSDTAMHTITVNPLDDASFAALPDICDNEILTLVHPDNSGTWSGTGVTDGGNGMGDFSSTSTGDHYITYTTSGVCSDTFTDTVEVFAAPAANFTFTGSIDVDFTDSSTGTPTSYLWDFGDGNTSTQANPSHSYAADGTYTVCLSVDNAEGCSDSTCQSVTIAGVGINEFSDSDISFYPNPANDELTISSNKPVNVIVYNVIGEQVLNSRVNANQTISVAHLEAGSYFIQFERNGERFTEKLTIE, from the coding sequence ATGAAAAAAATTTTACTAGGTATTTCCGTTCTATTCCTCGGAAGTGCAACTACTGCCCAAACAACTATTAATTTTGATGATGATACCAAATGGACTGCTGGTGCCGGAGGTAGTATCACAAGTTACCAACCAGATCATGAATATGTAGATGGCGATTTTAGCGCTATCGGAGGAGATGGACTTCGACAAGGAAGCGCTGATCAAGGTGGTGTTCCAGGAGCCCTCGGAACGTATTCATGGAGATTGCGTAATGATGCTGCGGTGGTTTGGACCGCTACGATCGCAACTGGAGGTGTTTCATCATTCAGTATAGATGCAAGAGCATGGGATAACTCCCCTTCGCCTGACTATAAGATAGAAGTTTCCACAGATCTTGGAAGTACTTGGGATTCTATTACAACAATTGACAACTCTTCACTTTCTAATTCCTTGAACTGGACAACATTTAATGGGACAGTAAATAGTCCGAATAACGATATCTATGTTCGTCTAGTTCCAAATGGAAGTACGGAAAGAATTATGATTGACAACTTCACTTGGAGCCCATTCGGAGCTACCCTAGATACGATAGCGACTATTACTACTGCTGACTTATCAGTTATGGAAAATATCGGAACAGTTGATGTTACTGTTGAGCTAAATCAACCAGCGGTTCTCGATCAAACCGTTGACTTGGTATTATCAAGTGGAAATGCTGCAGTTCTGGGGAATTACACCACCCAAACAATCACTTTCACGGGCGGGTCAACTTCAGAAACAGTGACCATTAACGTAACTCAAGGTCAGCTGAGCTCTGCAAGCGAAACATTCGACTTTATCCTAAGTAATCCATCAACGGATCTCGTTCTTGGAACAGACACAGATTTTCAACTCACTGTAAACCAGTTACCTACTAATCCATCCGCATGCTCAGAAATCTTTTTCTCAGAATACATAGAAAGCTCTTCTGATAAGGCCCTAGAAATTTACAACCCAACTACTTCAGTTGTAGACCTATCCAACTATCAAATAAAAAGGTACAACAACGGAGCTTCCACCCCGTCTTCAACCCTATCCCTTACTGGTTTATTGGTTCCAGGAGACGTTTTCGTTATTTCAAATTCAAGTGCTGCCCCTGCTATCTTGGCAGAATCTGACCTTACCTCAAGTATAACAAACTTCAACGGTAATGACGCAATTGAACTCTTTAATAGCTCGACTAACGAACCAATTGATATTATTGGAGAAATTGGAATTGACCCAGGAACTTCATGGGAAGTGGGAACTGATTCCACCGAGAACTTAACAATGATTAGAATGTCTTCCGTTTCTGCTGGAAACCTTACCTGGTTTGGAGGCTCTCAAGCGGAATGGGACACTTATGGCTTAAATGAGTTTTCCTACATAGGAAGTCACGCTGGGTCAGGATGTCCAGGGCCAGCAAACCCAGTCGCTAATGCATCTGGATCGAGATCTTATTGTGTTGGAGACACCATTCAATTAATCAACAACTCATTCGGAGGAACATCGCCATACACTGCCAACTGGTCGGTAAGCGGAGTTCCTTTCTCTTCTGGAGACACGCTTTCCTACGAAGCTACAAGTGCTGCGACCATTTCTATAACACTATCTATTACAGATGACAATTCAGTCTCTGATGATACAACGTTTAACGTAGTCGTGCGTGCAAATCCATCAGCTGGTTTCAATCTATCAACAAACTCCATTTGCGAAGGAGACACTTCAACAATAACAAGTACAGGTCCAGGCCCGGGTATTTATACATACACTTATCAGATTACTCCTACCTCAGGTGTAGTGAATTCGAGTGGTCCAACAGGCGATGGATACTTCACCTCTGGAACAGCGGGGTCGTATGACGTCACCCAAACGCTTACTAACTCTTACGGATGCTCTGATACTGCAATGCACACCATCACTGTTAATCCGCTGGATGATGCCTCGTTTGCAGCACTACCAGACATCTGCGATAACGAAATCCTTACGTTGGTTCATCCCGATAACTCAGGAACTTGGTCAGGAACAGGTGTTACTGACGGAGGTAATGGAATGGGAGACTTTTCTTCTACCAGCACTGGTGATCATTATATTACATACACTACAAGTGGTGTTTGCTCTGATACCTTCACAGACACCGTAGAAGTGTTTGCAGCACCAGCTGCTAATTTTACGTTTACCGGATCAATTGACGTTGACTTCACTGATTCAAGTACTGGTACCCCAACTTCCTACCTTTGGGATTTCGGAGACGGGAACACCTCTACTCAGGCAAATCCAAGTCACTCGTATGCTGCAGATGGCACTTACACGGTATGCTTGAGTGTTGATAACGCTGAAGGATGTAGTGACTCTACCTGTCAATCAGTTACTATTGCAGGAGTAGGCATCAATGAGTTTTCTGATTCGGATATTTCATTTTATCCAAACCCAGCCAATGATGAATTGACCATTAGTTCAAATAAACCCGTTAATGTAATTGTTTACAACGTTATCGGTGAGCAGGTACTCAACTCAAGAGTCAACGCAAATCAAACTATATCAGTTGCTCATCTTGAAGCAGGTTCTTACTTCATTCAGTTTGAAAGGAATGGTGAAAGATTCACTGAAAAATTAACTATCGAGTAA
- the pth gene encoding aminoacyl-tRNA hydrolase, whose translation MKYLIVGLGNPGEKYEMTRHNIGFKTLDVLARASNVVFEPNKLADTCIVKHKGRTLHLIKPTTFMNLSGKAVNYYMHQEKIKVENLLIVTDDIALPFGTLRMKPKGSDGGHNGLKDIQKVLGSSKYPRLRFGIGSDFLKGQQVDYVLGDWTLEEQMKLPERVSVACEMILSFATIGLDRTMNSYNNK comes from the coding sequence ATGAAATATCTAATCGTAGGGTTGGGTAATCCGGGTGAGAAATATGAAATGACCCGACATAATATAGGTTTTAAAACATTGGACGTCCTGGCTAGGGCGTCCAATGTTGTTTTTGAACCTAACAAACTTGCCGACACCTGTATCGTTAAACATAAAGGACGGACACTTCACCTCATCAAACCTACAACCTTTATGAACCTTAGCGGAAAGGCTGTCAATTATTATATGCATCAAGAGAAGATCAAGGTAGAAAATTTATTGATAGTCACGGATGACATTGCTCTTCCGTTTGGAACGTTGAGAATGAAACCAAAAGGAAGTGATGGTGGACACAACGGACTCAAAGATATTCAGAAAGTGTTGGGATCCAGCAAATATCCTAGACTTCGTTTTGGTATCGGTAGTGACTTTCTTAAAGGTCAACAAGTAGATTATGTACTCGGAGACTGGACACTTGAAGAACAAATGAAATTACCCGAGCGTGTTAGTGTTGCCTGTGAGATGATTCTCTCCTTTGCAACTATTGGCCTTGACCGAACGATGAATAGCTACAACAATAAGTAG
- a CDS encoding 50S ribosomal protein L25 has translation MKQVSLSGSPRENVGKKDAAKLRKEGRVPAVLYGGGDQTHFHISEIDAKKLYYTPNVYVIDLDIDGKATKAIIQEVQLHPVTDAVVHIDFLEVFEDKPVKVKLPVKLTGFSIGVRNGGKLRQHFRRVTAVGLLKDLPEEVELDISPLKIGHKRRISDLSVDGVQFVDAASAVVVAVQMARGAVEEEEEEGEEGAAEGEEGAAEATE, from the coding sequence ATGAAACAAGTATCATTGAGCGGTTCTCCTAGAGAGAACGTAGGGAAAAAAGATGCTGCTAAGCTAAGAAAGGAAGGTAGAGTTCCTGCTGTGCTATATGGCGGTGGAGATCAAACTCACTTTCACATTTCTGAAATTGATGCCAAGAAACTATACTACACACCTAACGTGTATGTAATTGACCTTGATATTGACGGAAAAGCAACGAAAGCGATTATTCAGGAGGTGCAACTTCATCCAGTAACGGACGCAGTGGTTCACATTGACTTTTTAGAAGTTTTCGAAGACAAGCCGGTAAAAGTTAAGCTACCTGTTAAACTAACTGGTTTTTCTATCGGTGTTAGAAATGGTGGTAAACTAAGACAACACTTCAGAAGAGTAACTGCCGTAGGTCTTTTGAAAGATCTTCCTGAAGAAGTAGAACTTGATATCAGTCCTCTTAAAATTGGACACAAAAGAAGAATTAGCGACCTTTCTGTTGATGGTGTTCAATTTGTTGATGCTGCCTCTGCAGTAGTTGTAGCTGTTCAAATGGCTAGAGGTGCCGTTGAAGAAGAAGAGGAAGAAGGTGAAGAAGGCGCTGCTGAAGGTGAAGAAGGTGCTGCTGAAGCAACTGAATAA